The window CACCGACGCCCAGAAGCACGTCGCCCGCGGCGCAGACGGCCCGGTCGTCACCGATGCGCCTCTTCCCGAACTGACCGAAGTGGTCTCGGGCTACTACCTCGTGGATGTCGCCGACGAGGCCCGGGCCGCCGAGATCGCCGCGCTGTTCCCCGAGGCTCTCGTGCCCGGCGGGATGCGCATCGCGCGCATCTGGACTGACGCGGACTTCGCCGCGAACACGTGAAGCCGTCGCCGCTCGGGGCGCTGACCGCCGCCGTGCGGTCGGCCGCCCCGCGCGCCCTCGCGGTGATGGTGCGCCGGACCGGGTCGTTCGACGACGCGGAGGATGCGGTCCAAGAGGCTCTCCTCGCGGCCTGGGCCCAGTGGCCGCGCGAGGGGATCCCCGACCACCCCGCGGCGTGGCTCGTGTCGGTGGCGTCGCGCCGGTACGTCGATGCGGTCCGATCGGATGCTGCGCGGCGGGCGCGCGAGGAGAGGTCGGCCAGGGAGGAGCCGGGCGGCGACGCCGTGCAGGCCGACGACACGCTGCGCCTGTTCCTCCTGTGCTGCCACCCGACGCTGTCGCCGGCGTCGCAGATGGCGCTCACCCTGCGCTGCGTCGGGGGGCTGACCACGCGCGAGATCGCACGCGGTCTGCTGGCCGCTGAGTCCGCGGTCGCGCAGCGGATCTCGCGGGCGAAGGCGGCCCTGCGCGGGGTGCCGCTCGAGTCGGCGGGCGCGCTCGCGGACCGCGTCCCGGTGCTCCTCGACGTGCTGAGCCTCATCCACACCGAGGCGCACTCGGCCGTCGAGGGTGAGGACATCACGCGTCCGCTCCTCAGCGCCGAGGCGCTGCGCCTCGCGCGGCTCCTCCTCTCCCTCGCGCGCCCCGACGATCCCTGGCGTCCCGAGGCGATGGGCCTTGTGGCCCTGATGCTCCTCACCGATGCGCGGGCACCTGCCCGAGTGGACGCCGACGGCGTGCTGGTTCCCCTCGCGCTCCAGGACCGGTCGCTGTGGCGCGCCGACCTCATCGCCGAGGGCGCCGCGTTGCTCACTGACGCGCTCACGCGGGAGCGCGCGGGGCGCTATCAGGTGCGTGCGGCCATCGCCGCCGTCCACGATGAGGCGGTGACGGCGGATGACACCGACTGGCGACAGATCCTCGGACTGTACGAGGTGCTCCGCCGCCTCGACCCGGGTCCGGTGAGCGAGCTCGGCCGCGCCGTCGCGGTGGGGGAGGTGATCGGCCCCGCGGCCGGTCTGCAGATCGTCGCCGCATGGGAGGGGCAGGCCTCGCCGCTTCGCGTCGCGGCGGTGCGCGCACACCTCCTCGATCGGGCGGATCGGGCGGCGGAGGCGGGGCGGGAGTACGAGCTCGCCGCGCGACTCACCCGCAACGGCGCAGAGCGCCGATGGTTCCTCCGCAAGGCCGGTGAACTTCATCATTGACACTGTGATTCAGATACTGAAGTATTGCGGACATGGACAAGCGCACCTACGGCCAGTTCTGCGGACTCACCCGCGGGGCAGACCTGCTCGGCGGTCGATGGACGCTTCCGATCGTGCGCGACCTCCTTCTCGGCCCGGCGCGCTTCGGCGAACTGCAGGCTGCCTTCCCCGGCATCTCGACAGCCCAGCTGACCGCGAGGCTCAAGGAGCTTGAGGCGGAGGGCATCGTGCAGCGCGAGGTCGGCGAGATGCGCGGTGTCCGTTATGCGCTCACGTCCTGGGGGCGTCAGCTCGAGCCGGTCATCACCGCTCTCGGACGCTGGGGCGCCATGCGGATGGATGTGCCGCGCGAGGGCGAGATCGTCACGGCCGCCGGCATGGCCACGATGCTGCGCACCGGGTTCGCCGGCCGCGCCGCCGACGGCCCCGCGCTGCCGACGACGTTCGAGATCTTTGCTGATGGCCTTGTCGCCCACGGCACGGTGATGGGCGACCTTATCGACGTCGCGGTCGGCCCCGCCGACGCCCCCGATCTGCGCCTTTCGGCGGGCGACCACTTCCGCGCGTTCGTCGCCGGCGAGCTGACCGCCGATGAGTACGCCGCCCTGCCCGGCGTCACGGTCGAGGGGGATGCCTCGCTGCTCCCGATGTTCGCCGACCTCTTCCGTGTCCCGTTCGAGCCCGCCGCCTGACGTTCACGCATCCACCCGCCGCATCACTCAATGGAGAACGACATGTCCGGACAGGCCTATCTGACAACGATCGAGCAGCAGACCGGCAAGACGCCCCGCGAGCTCATCGCACTCGCCAATGAGGCGGGGCTCACCTCTGAGTCGAAGGCGGGTGAGATCGGCTCCTACTTCACGAGCGAGCACGGCCTCGGCCACGGTCACGCGATGACCCTGGCTCAGGTCATCCGCCACCTAGACGACATCGACCTCGCCAACGCCACGCCGGCCGGTCCGCCGCCCGGCTCCATCGGTCGTCTCTGGCTCGACGGGGCAGCCACGAACCCCGCCTGAGCACCACGATCAGCCAACCCGCGACAGGTGACACGGGCGACACAGGGGAACAAGGAGAACACGATGGACACCGTCGCAATCCCGGCGGATGCGCTCCGCATCCCCGGCAGCCGCACACTGCGTTTCGAGGGTGCCGCCCACGGCGCCGGGATCTCGTTCTTCCTGGTCACCGCCGATCCCGGCCAAGGTCCCGAGCTGCACCGGCACCCCTATGACGAAACCTGGATCGTCCTCGACGGCGAGGCCACGATAAGGGTGGATGACGCCGAGGTCGTCGCCCGGTCCGGCGACACCGCCGTGGTCGGCGCCGGCCGTTGGCACGGCTTCATCAACAGCGGAACGGGCACTCTCCGGATCGTGTGCATTCACGCGTCCGCCGTCATGATCCAGGAAGACCGGTCACTGGTCGACGGGTAGGTCACGGTTCCTTTCCCACGCGCGGCCGGAAGATTCCTGGCGTCCCGACGCGATGGGCGTTGTGGCCCTCGTGGTCCTCACGCTGCCGGGAACCCACGACGCGCGCGCGAGATCGACGCGCACACCCGTGTCGCCGTCGAGGAACGGTGTGCCTTCTTCGCGGTACTTCGCCCGTGTCGCTTCGACGGCGTGCGGGTACGGGCGCCCATCGGCGGTCACCACTCGCCACCAGGGGATCTCGTGGCCGCCGTGGTGCAGGATCCGTCCGACCCCTCGGGCCGACGTCCCTGTCGCGCGGCCGATCTCGCCATAGGTCGTCACGCGTCCCGGCGGGATGTCCCGAACCACGTGGAGGACGCTCTCCGACAACTCCGTCATGATCCCTCTCCTCGTGCGATCGCCGGCGGCTGAGTCTCCGACATCGTCTGCAGGACGAAGTCGACCTCGGGCGAACGTGCGCCGTTGGCTTCCACCGTCAAGACATGCCTCCCCGGGTAGTACCGGCGTGTGGTGATGCGCCGGAACGAGTGGGTCTTCGACACCGTCACCTCCTCGCCCGCGGCGAGGCTGCGGGTGGCGAGGACGAACGTCTTCGGGCTCATCGATCCGTTGGCGCGCAGGAAGCCGATCGTGTAGTTGATGGAGGCGACGGCGTCGCGATCTCCCTCGTTCTCGATCCGAGCGGTGAAGGTGATCGATCCCTCGGGAGCGACCACCTCTGTCGAGAGCTGGACCGGCCCGACCCTCAGCCGGTCTCCCGAGTATCCGACCAAGGCGAGCGCAGCCGGGTCGGCCCGTTTCACCAGGGTCCGCAACCCGTGCCGGACGACGCGCGCGGTGTTCTCGTCGGGATCCGTGGTCCATGCTCGCGCGTGGGCGACGGCGACAGCCGGACTGAGCCGGCTGAGGTCGTTCAGATGATTGGCCACCGAGCGCCGGACGTACTCCGATCGATCGCGGTAGAGCGCATCGAGGATGGGTCCGGTGGCGTCGGGGTTGTCCACCAACCAGGGAACTCGTCTGCCCCAGGGCAGATGAGAGCGCGTTCCTTCGCTGGCCAGACGGCGCACATGTTCGTTCTCATCAGCCGTCCAGCCCAGAACCGACGTGAGGGCGCGTTCCGGACGCGCGAGGAGCATGTTCCTGATGGCGAACTCGCTGCTCAGTCGTGTGGTCAGTCGCGCGAGCAGCGCCATCGCGGAATCGAAGGCGCGCTCGGACCCCTCCTCCAGGGCTCGCGTCGCGACGAACTCCGTCGTCGGCCAGACGATCCAGCCGGTGAACCGGGGCTGCGAGAGTAGCCCGTCGATGATCTCTTCCGTCGCGACGAAGCCGCCCGGCAGATCGGCCAGCATGGCGCCTCTCACGAGATCCACGCGTTCTCGCAGCCGACGGTCGTCCACCATGACGCGCGTCAGTTCCAGCTGCGGTGTCGCGACCGTCGGCACGACGGTCGAGAGCGATTCGCGCAGGAGGTCGATCGCCGCCGCGTTGATCAGCTCGTCCATGGCTCCCACGGGGTGCTCCTCCCATCATGCGGACGTGCGAAACATTTACTGTCCTCTTGGACAGTACCATAATAATGTCCGCTGGGACACCTTCGTCTGTACAGTGGGGCTGTGGCTGATCAGACAGGCGCGGAGGCGGCGCGACCCCGCCAGGCGAGCGACTTCCCCTATCGTTCGGAGCTGCTGGCGAATCTGAGCGCGCTGATCCTTCTGTGGGATTCACCCGCGTTCCAGGGGCAGATCCTCGCCAAGACCGGGGAGAGCATCGATCAGCAGTCGCATGCCACGCTGCGCCACCTTCTCGCGTGGGGTCCGATGCGACCCACGGCACTGTCGGAGGTGCTCGCCACGGGGGCGTCCCATGTCAGCAAGATCGTCCGACGACTCGAGGCGGCGGGCTGGGTGACGCGGGGGACCGATCCATCCGACGGGCGGGCGACACTCATCTCCCTCACCGAGGAGGGCGAGAAGGCGGCGCACAGCGTCTACGCGCTGGGTGACCGGATGATCGCCGAGGTCCTCGACGGCTGGACCGAGAAGGACGTCCAGGAGTACACGGCGCTGACGTCCCGCTTCGTCAAGGATGCGATCGCCTCCGCAGAGCGGATGCTCGAGCGAGGCCTTCTGCCGGCGGCCACCGAGTAGCCCGTCGCGCGTTCCTCGTGGCCCCGAGCGGGTCGGGAAAACGGAGGAGGCTGTCCCCGTATGGGAACAGCCTCCTCCGCTCCGACGTGCTCAGACCGCCGCGGACGCGAAGTCCAGCGCGACGATCCGGCCGTCGTCGTTCAGTCGGAACTGGTACTCGAGCTCGACGACGCCACCGGGGAAGTCTCCTTCGATCCGGTACGAGGCGCCGACCATCTCGTCGTCCTTCCGTGCCCCCAGGAACGTGACGGTCGTCGAGAACAGGTCGATCGTCTCGTCGACCCACGAGTCGATCTCGTCCTGCCCGCGGTGCGTGCGTCCCTCGTCGGAGACGGTCGCGTCCTTCGCGAAGAGTGCCTTCACCTTCGCGCGGTCATGGGCCTGCCATCCGTCGACGAACGCAGTGACCGCGGTGGGCAGCTGCGTGGCCGGCAGCTGCGTGGTCTCCCGTGTGTTCTCCATCTTCTTCTCCTTCTCTCCCGGGGTGTCCGACGGTCTCGAACACCGCACCTCAAATACCGTCCTATAGGACAGTATTGCACATAGTGTCCTAAAGGACAACATCTGTTCGTCGCAACGCGCATATGATCGAGCCGTGCTCGTGCTCGCGGCGGTCGTCCTCTTCATCAATGCGCTGTTCAACGTCGTGGTGTGGCCGCGGTTCTACCCGCGCATCGCGAACGACCCCCGCGCCCGCGATGCCGAGGGGCGCCGCACGGCGTTCTTCCGCGTGCACGTCGTGCTGATCACGATCGCGCTCGTGCTCGCGGTGGTGAGCGTCGGGGTCGGAATCGCCCTTCTCGTCGCCGGCTGACCCCGGGCCGGATTGCCCGGATGTTTCCGCCGGTGAACGTCGCGCGACAACCGTGGCCGCGCGCTTCTGTCGCGAGCCGGCACCCCCTACCGTCGACCCATGACCACTGACGAGAAGGCGGACGAAGCGACGCAGCCGACGGGCAAGCAGGCCGCCCGGCGCGCCCGCGCCGCCGAGAACACCGTCGACGGCGTCCCGCCGCTCGCGCGGCTCTTCCCCCTGGGTCTCCAGCACGTCCTGGCGATGTACGCCGGCGCCGTCGCGGTGCCGCTCATCGTCGGCGGCGCGCTCGGCTACTCCGCCGAGGACCTCGCGTTCCTGATCAGCGCCGACCTCTTCGTCGCGGGGATCGCGACCATCATCCAGTCCGTGGGGTTCTGGCGCTTCGGAGTGCGGCTCCCGCTCATGCAGGGCGTGACCTTCGCCGCGGTCGGGCCGATGATCGCGATCGGTCAGGCCGAAGGCATCCAGGCGATCTTCGGGGCGACGATCGCGTGCGGTCTGTTCATGATCCTCGTCGCACCGTTCTTCTCGCAGCTGTTGAGATTCTTTCCGCCGATCGTGACGGGCACCGTCATCCTCATCATCGGCCTTTCGCTCATGCGGGTCGCCGCGGGCTGGATCGTGGATGGCTCGGAAGAGGGCGCTCCACCGGTCAACGTCGCCTTCGCCGCCGGCACGCTCCTCGTCATCATCCTCATCGAGCGCTTCGCGCCGCCGGCGCTGCAGCGCGTCTCAGTCCTGCTCGGGCTCGCGATCGGCACCGTGGCGGCGCTCTTCGTACCCGGGATGGTCGACTGGTCGGGCGTCGGCGAGGCGGGCTGGTTCGCCCTGGTCACCCCGTTCCACTTCGGTCTGCCGACGTTCCAGGTCGCCTCGGTGGTGTCGCTCATCATCGTGGGGATCGTCATCATGACCGAGACGACCGGCGACATGATCGCCGTCGGCGAGATCGTCGACAAGCCGGTCACCCGCCGGCGCCTCGCCGACGGCCTGCGTGCCGACGGCCTCGGCACCGTCATCGGCGGCGTGTTCAACACCTTCCCGTACACCGCCTTCGCGCAGAACGTCGGTCTCGTCTCGCTCACCGGCGTGCGCTCACGCTGGGTGGCGACAGCGGCGGGAGTCATCCTGGTAGTCCTCGGGCTCATCCCGAAGATCTCAGCGGTGGTCGAGGGGGTGCCGCGCGCGGTGCTCGGCGGCGCGGGCATCGCCCTGTTCGGGATGGTCGCGGCGTCGGGCATCCGCACCCTGTCGAAGGTGCGCTTCGACAACAAGAACGTGCTTATCGTGGCGATCTCGGTCGGCGTCGCGCTCCTTCCCACCGTCGCCCCGACGATCTACGACCAGTTCCCGCAGTGGTTCACCCTCATCTTCGATTCGGGGATCAGCGCCGGGGCGATCACGGCGATCCTGCTGAACCTGCTGCTGAACACCGAGGAGATGCGGGCGAGCCGGACCGGGCAACCCGCGTTCTCTGCCCACGATGCCGTCCGCGGGCCGGCGGCCGCCGCGCTGGTGCACCCCGAGGCCCAGGGGACGGGCCTCATCCCGACGCAGGTGCTGGATGCCGACCGCCGCGCCGCCGCGGAGACGGATGCCGCCGTGCCCGGCGACGCCATGCCCGAGGAGGGCTCCGGACGGATGCCGCCGGAGCCGCCGACCCGCTGAGCCACCGACCTGCTGGGCCGCCGACCCGCCGACCCGCTGACTCGCCCTACAGCAGCCCCACCCCGAGGTTGATGGGGCTCCCGTCGATGTTGCCGATGATGCCGCGGATGATCGCGGTGCCGTCGGTGCCGCGCAGGCTCTCGTACCAGGCGGCGGTGATCGACGGGTCGTAGCCGTGGGTCTCTTCGCCGCGCTTGCGCGCGCGCAGCACGAGCTCGCCCGCGCGGTCGGTGCGCATCCGCTCGTAGCGACGGAGCGAATCCTCCACCCCGACGGTGTGGGTGGTGAGGCTGATCGCGAGGGCGAAGCTGTCTTCGAGCGCCGAGCAGGCGCCCTGCCCGATGTCGGGCGCGGTGTTGTGGGCCGCGTCGCCGAGGATCGCCACGCGCCCGCGCGTCCAGGTGTGGAGGGGGTCGATGTCCCAGATCTCCACTCGGTTCAGAGACTCCGACGGACGGATGCCGCTGATCAGGCGTCGCACCTCGGGCGACCAGTGCCCGAAGGCGGCCTCGAGGGGCGCGACGCCATCCTCGCGCTCGTACGGCAGCCCGGCGGGCTGGGGGATGTCGAACCAGAAGTAGAAACGGTCGTCGGCGACGGGCATCACGGCGGCGCGCTTGCCCTCGGCGACCCAGGTCGTCCACTGATCGAGCGGCGCGATCGCCGGAGAAGCGGCAACGAGCCCGTTGAAGTTCGTGTACCCCGAGTACTGCCGCTCGACGCGGAACCCGCCCTCATCGGCCCGGGTGATCCAGTCGCGGGTGAGCGAGCGCGCCCCGTCGGCGCCGATCAGCAGATCGGCGGTGTCGGTCGACCCGTCCGCGAACACCGCGGTGACCTTGTCGCCCTCCTCGCGGATGCCGACGAGCTCGCGCCCGAGGTGGATCCGGTCGAGACCGAGGGTGCGCATGAGCAGCGCCTGCAGGTCGGCGCGCGAGACCGGGTAGGGTCGCTGCCCCGTGTGCGCCGTCACCGGCTCGAGGCTGAACCGGCACAGCTGATCGCCCGTGTGGCCGTCGTGATAGGCCATGTGGTCCATCCGGCCCCCGAGGCGGGCGACCTCCTCGCCGAGGCCCAGCCAGTTGAGCACCTTCACGCCGTTCGACCACAGCGACAGGGCGGCGCCGACGGGCTTGTTCTGCCGCATCCGGTCGTAGATCACCACGTCATGCCCGTGTCGGGCCAGCGCGATCCCCGCGCTCGTGCCCCCGATACCGGCTCCGATGATCACGACCTTCACGATTCAGCTCCCGCGGTAGGTGGAGTAGGAGAACGGGCTCAGCAGCAGCGGCACGTGCAGGTGCGTGTCGTCGGTGACGCGGAAGGTCACCGTGACCGAGGGATAGAAGGTCTCCACCCCGAGCCCGGCGTAGTACGCGCCGGTGGCGAAGCTGAGCACATGGGTGCCCGCGTCGAGGAACTCGGGCCCGAGGCTCAAGCGCCCGTCGAGGTCGGTCTCGCCCGAGGCGACCTGCAGGATGCGCGGTTCGTCGCCCATCTTCGACAGGACGACGGCGACCCCGCTCGCGGGGAAGCCGGTGGAGGCATCGAGGACGTGGGTGGTGAGCTGGCTGGTCATGGCATCATCCTGCTCTCACCGTGTCTCGGCCGGCACGGTCTCGGCAGGAACGGCCTCGGCCGACACCGTCTCGCGCAGCCGCAGCAGGGCGATCTCGGCCAGCTGGCCCGCCGCCTCGGCGACCTCGGACTCGGGGGTGTTCGCCAGGCGCCGCTCG of the Microbacterium invictum genome contains:
- a CDS encoding helix-turn-helix domain-containing protein, with the protein product MDKRTYGQFCGLTRGADLLGGRWTLPIVRDLLLGPARFGELQAAFPGISTAQLTARLKELEAEGIVQREVGEMRGVRYALTSWGRQLEPVITALGRWGAMRMDVPREGEIVTAAGMATMLRTGFAGRAADGPALPTTFEIFADGLVAHGTVMGDLIDVAVGPADAPDLRLSAGDHFRAFVAGELTADEYAALPGVTVEGDASLLPMFADLFRVPFEPAA
- a CDS encoding nucleobase:cation symporter-2 family protein, giving the protein MTTDEKADEATQPTGKQAARRARAAENTVDGVPPLARLFPLGLQHVLAMYAGAVAVPLIVGGALGYSAEDLAFLISADLFVAGIATIIQSVGFWRFGVRLPLMQGVTFAAVGPMIAIGQAEGIQAIFGATIACGLFMILVAPFFSQLLRFFPPIVTGTVILIIGLSLMRVAAGWIVDGSEEGAPPVNVAFAAGTLLVIILIERFAPPALQRVSVLLGLAIGTVAALFVPGMVDWSGVGEAGWFALVTPFHFGLPTFQVASVVSLIIVGIVIMTETTGDMIAVGEIVDKPVTRRRLADGLRADGLGTVIGGVFNTFPYTAFAQNVGLVSLTGVRSRWVATAAGVILVVLGLIPKISAVVEGVPRAVLGGAGIALFGMVAASGIRTLSKVRFDNKNVLIVAISVGVALLPTVAPTIYDQFPQWFTLIFDSGISAGAITAILLNLLLNTEEMRASRTGQPAFSAHDAVRGPAAAALVHPEAQGTGLIPTQVLDADRRAAAETDAAVPGDAMPEEGSGRMPPEPPTR
- a CDS encoding SCO4848 family membrane protein; translation: MLVLAAVVLFINALFNVVVWPRFYPRIANDPRARDAEGRRTAFFRVHVVLITIALVLAVVSVGVGIALLVAG
- a CDS encoding YciI family protein; the protein is MQYLILIHNSPAVIDLFAKMSDEERKAAFQIYWDVESDLQASGELVDSKALDTDAQKHVARGADGPVVTDAPLPELTEVVSGYYLVDVADEARAAEIAALFPEALVPGGMRIARIWTDADFAANT
- a CDS encoding nuclear transport factor 2 family protein, giving the protein MENTRETTQLPATQLPTAVTAFVDGWQAHDRAKVKALFAKDATVSDEGRTHRGQDEIDSWVDETIDLFSTTVTFLGARKDDEMVGASYRIEGDFPGGVVELEYQFRLNDDGRIVALDFASAAV
- a CDS encoding MGMT family protein; this translates as MTELSESVLHVVRDIPPGRVTTYGEIGRATGTSARGVGRILHHGGHEIPWWRVVTADGRPYPHAVEATRAKYREEGTPFLDGDTGVRVDLARASWVPGSVRTTRATTPIASGRQESSGRAWERNRDLPVDQ
- a CDS encoding RNA polymerase sigma factor, giving the protein MKPSPLGALTAAVRSAAPRALAVMVRRTGSFDDAEDAVQEALLAAWAQWPREGIPDHPAAWLVSVASRRYVDAVRSDAARRAREERSAREEPGGDAVQADDTLRLFLLCCHPTLSPASQMALTLRCVGGLTTREIARGLLAAESAVAQRISRAKAALRGVPLESAGALADRVPVLLDVLSLIHTEAHSAVEGEDITRPLLSAEALRLARLLLSLARPDDPWRPEAMGLVALMLLTDARAPARVDADGVLVPLALQDRSLWRADLIAEGAALLTDALTRERAGRYQVRAAIAAVHDEAVTADDTDWRQILGLYEVLRRLDPGPVSELGRAVAVGEVIGPAAGLQIVAAWEGQASPLRVAAVRAHLLDRADRAAEAGREYELAARLTRNGAERRWFLRKAGELHH
- a CDS encoding cupin domain-containing protein — protein: MDTVAIPADALRIPGSRTLRFEGAAHGAGISFFLVTADPGQGPELHRHPYDETWIVLDGEATIRVDDAEVVARSGDTAVVGAGRWHGFINSGTGTLRIVCIHASAVMIQEDRSLVDG
- a CDS encoding DUF4287 domain-containing protein yields the protein MSGQAYLTTIEQQTGKTPRELIALANEAGLTSESKAGEIGSYFTSEHGLGHGHAMTLAQVIRHLDDIDLANATPAGPPPGSIGRLWLDGAATNPA
- the hpxO gene encoding FAD-dependent urate hydroxylase HpxO — translated: MKVVIIGAGIGGTSAGIALARHGHDVVIYDRMRQNKPVGAALSLWSNGVKVLNWLGLGEEVARLGGRMDHMAYHDGHTGDQLCRFSLEPVTAHTGQRPYPVSRADLQALLMRTLGLDRIHLGRELVGIREEGDKVTAVFADGSTDTADLLIGADGARSLTRDWITRADEGGFRVERQYSGYTNFNGLVAASPAIAPLDQWTTWVAEGKRAAVMPVADDRFYFWFDIPQPAGLPYEREDGVAPLEAAFGHWSPEVRRLISGIRPSESLNRVEIWDIDPLHTWTRGRVAILGDAAHNTAPDIGQGACSALEDSFALAISLTTHTVGVEDSLRRYERMRTDRAGELVLRARKRGEETHGYDPSITAAWYESLRGTDGTAIIRGIIGNIDGSPINLGVGLL
- the uraH gene encoding hydroxyisourate hydrolase; the protein is MTSQLTTHVLDASTGFPASGVAVVLSKMGDEPRILQVASGETDLDGRLSLGPEFLDAGTHVLSFATGAYYAGLGVETFYPSVTVTFRVTDDTHLHVPLLLSPFSYSTYRGS
- a CDS encoding MarR family winged helix-turn-helix transcriptional regulator, which produces MADQTGAEAARPRQASDFPYRSELLANLSALILLWDSPAFQGQILAKTGESIDQQSHATLRHLLAWGPMRPTALSEVLATGASHVSKIVRRLEAAGWVTRGTDPSDGRATLISLTEEGEKAAHSVYALGDRMIAEVLDGWTEKDVQEYTALTSRFVKDAIASAERMLERGLLPAATE